The following is a genomic window from Chloracidobacterium sp..
GGTTGAGATACGATGCTCGCGGTGCGGCGGCCACCAAGGGCACGTCTTTCCCGATGGACCGCCGCCGACGTATCTGCGATATTGCGTAAATTCGGCATCGCTGGCGTTCGTCGAGGAAGGGGATAAGATCGTCCTTCGCACATAATTCACAGAGCCGGGCCGGGCTGCCCGTGCAAAGGCCTCTTAAGCAAGGCTGGATTCAGGAGCAATATCCAAACCATGGAGCGTATCGTACTTTTTGACGGCGTCTGCAATTTCTGCAACGGTGCCGTGAATTTCATCATAAAACACGATCCGCAAGGCACATTTCGCTTTGCCCCGCTTCAATCTGAATTGGGTAATGCGATCAAGGATCAATATCGAATACCGGACAATATCGACTCGGTGATACTCGTGGATGAAGGCCGTATGTTCCTTCATTCGGATGCTGCGCTGCGGATCGCAAAGTATCTTGGTCCGCCATGGTCGTTTGGGCGTATTCTGGTCGTTGTCCCGGCTTTTATCCGCAATGCGGCTTACAGGCTGTTCGCACGATACCGCTATAGGATCTTCGGCCGACGCGACGCGTGCATGCTCCCGACGCCCGAAATACGCGAAAGGTTCTTATCTGAACCGAAAACATAGCAGACGATCGAGCTTCTCCGATCTGCGCACCCTTTGATACTATTTATCGACCGATCAATGCTCATGGCGTATTCATTGGAAACTCTTGAATTTGACGCGTTGCTTGAGATCGTTGCAAGCAATGCTCAAACGCCGATGGGCGCGCGGCTTATATGTAAACTTCGTCCGTTCGCCGGTCGCCCCGTTCTCGAATCCGCCCTTGCGGCGATAACGGAGGCGATCGTTATTAACGAAGAAAGTAAGGTTTCATGGAGCTTCAGCGGGCTGGCCGACCCGTCTGACGCAATCGCTCTTTTGCGGATAAAGAACACCTCGCTCGAACCGAATTCATTGCTTGCTATCGCAGATCTATGCTCCCGGGCCCTTTATGCCCGCAGCATCCTGTATCCGGAAAAGGAGAATTGCCCTACACTTTGGCAGTTGATCGGATCGGTACCGCCGTCGATGCTTGCCGTTACCGAAAATATCCGCAGCATTATCCTGCCCGGCGGCGAGCTCAGCGATGATGCGTCGCCCGATCTCAAAAGGCTTCGCCGCGAAATTCACGTGCAGCGTTCAAGGCTTACGCACACATTGGAAGCCGCTATGAGAGCCGCCGGTGCTGCGATCCAAGATGAGCTTGTTACCATCCGCAACGACCGGTTCGTGATACCGGTAAAGACCGATCATCGCGGCAAGGTCAGCGGCGTAGCACACGGATTTTCGTCAAGCGGCCAAACCGTTTATGTTGAGCCGCTCAACGCCATCGAGGCGAACAATGAACTGCAAAGCCTCAAGAGCCAAGAAGAGCAAGAGGCCGCACGCATCATTTTCAGCCTTACGGAATCGCTCCGGGCATCTTTGCCCGAGGTCGAGGCTGCCGCAGATGCGGTCGCTCGGCTCGACGCAGTAAAGGCTAAGGTCGAATTTGCTCGCCGCTTTAATGCGGTCGTTCCGGAGATAACTGAGAACACACTCAATATAATAGACGCCCGACACCCGCTGTTATTGAATGCCGGCGAAGTCGTGCCGAACACCTTCGGGTTGACGACAACACAGCCCGTTATGATCATCTCGGGAGCGAATGCGGGCGGAAAGACCGTCGTTCTTAAAACCGCCGGCGCTCTGAGCCTTATGGCGGTGTCGGGCCTGCCTGTTCCGGCGACCCACGCTCAAATACCGTTCTACCGCTCGATCTTGGCTGATATCGGCGACCATCAATCGCTTTCGGCAAATCTTTCGACCTTCTCGTCGCATATGTCGAATATCGCCGGTATGATACGCGAGTGCAGGCCGCCGTCATTAGTACTCTTGGACGAGGCCGGCACCGGAACTGACCCGGACGAAGGCTCGGCACTTGGCGTTGCGATCGTCGATCACTTTCGGTCGGCCGGTGCACAGGTGATAGCGTCAACACACTATCGCGGCCTAAAGGTCTATGCGGCGAATGACGAAGGCGTGATCAACGCCTCAGTCGAATTTGACGAGCGAACGCTGCAGCCCACCTATAAACTCCTGATCGGACAGGCCGGTGCATCGAGCGGCCTGGAGATCGCAAAGCGATTCGGCATCGCTCAAGACGTGATCGACGCTGCGCGTCGCAACCATGATACTGCAGCACAAAAGCTCGAACACTATCTGCGTCTTCTGCAAAATGAAACAAAGATCGTCCGCGACACGCGGCTGGCCCTGGAAGAGGAGCGTGAGGTTGTCGCCGTAAAATACGCCTCGATCGAAAATGAAGCCGCCCAAAAAGAAAAAACTCGCCAAAGAGAATTCGAGGCGGCCCTTGCATCTGCCGTTGATGATTTCGACCGGCAGTCGAAGGCGTTCTTACAAACTATAGAGGACAAGGCCCTGAAGAATCGGCTTGAAAAGGAGCGGCGGTCGCGGAAAGCTGAGTTGAACAGGGCGGTGCTCTCCAAGATCGGCCAAACTCCGATCCGGCAAGCAGGCCACGAGCGGGACGCCGCCGCGGAGCCTGCATCCTCAGATGCGATAAAGGTCGGCTCCCGCGTTATCACCTCGTTCGGTAACGTAGGCACGGTTGAGAAATTCGATGGTAAGTTGGCAGAGATCTTGGTCGGCAGCATTCGCCTGCGCGAGAAACTCAGCGATCTGCGTTTTGCGGACACTCCGCCCAAAAGCGATGTCGGCGAACTGAAAATGAAAAGGCCCGCGAACCCTGCTTTCTCCGTTGATGAGAATCGCAACGCGCCGATCGAGCTGAACCTGATCGGCAAGACGACCGCTGATGCCGAATACGAGCTTGACCGCTTCATCGACAATGCCTATTTGTCGCACACGCCGCGCGTGCGCATAATCCACGGCTTCGGCACCGGTGCCCTAAAGAACTATGTCCATCACTTCCTAAAGCAAAGCGACCTCATACGCTCATTTGAATTCGCTCCGCAAGACCAGGGCGGCCACGGTGCCACCATCGCCGTCATCGATCTGTGAAGCACATTCGCCTCGGTAACTGATTTCCAACAAAAAAGGCCTTCATAACCCTATGAAAGCCTCAACAACTGGTCGGGACGACTGGATTTGAACCAGCGACCTCTCGCACCCCAAGCGATTTGGGTAGGTTTCTATAATTTGTCAAAACTGCTCAAAACTTCTTAGAATCAACAACTTAACGGCTATCTCAATTCAACACTAATAAGCCATGATCAGCAACGCTGCAACCAACCTGCAACCAAGTTGGCCTATCGCAATCAATGTATCCGAGGCGAGCTATTTGCCAGAAGGACGGCATTCGCTCGCTCCATCAAGGAGAATATACCATAACCTATCCAATGCCAACCGCTCAATTTTTACTTCCAAGTCTCAACCCGAGGTCGTCGTCACAGACTCGTCCGTTGGGCCTCATGTCTAATTTTGAAATGATGGAAAACGAGCGTCGGACTGCATCGCTCGTTGATAACATTTCAGCATTCACCTATTCTGAAAATGGTGTAGTTATGGCTTGTTGTGAGGATGATTGTGCGATAGAGGCGTTGCGGGAGAAGCAGAGTTCGACGCTAAAGATCGTGCTTGGGATAAACGTCGTAATGTTTGCCGCGGGTATCGGTGCTGGCATTTACGCGGGTTCGAGTGCTCTGTTGTCCGATTCGCTGGACAATCTTGGCGATGCAATGACGTATGGACTAAGCCTTTACGTTGTTTATAAGTCTTCTCAGGCGAAAGCACAGGTCGCTCTATTCAAGGGAGCCTTGATATTGCTAGCGGCTTTGATAGTGCTCGGACAGGTTATTTATAAATTGATGATTCCGGCGGTTCCGATTTTTGAAGTAATGGGCGTGGTCAGCGTTCTCGCTCTTGTTGGGAATTCGATCTGTCTTTATCTGCTCACACGACACAAGACGGACGACGTAAATATGAGTTCGGTGTGGGAATGTTCGCGTAACGATATTGCTTCGAATATCTCAGTCTTTGTCGCGGCCGGTGCGGTTTGGTTCACCCAGTCCGGCTGGCCTGACATTATCATCGCCCTCGCCCTTGTTGTACTTTTCTTGCGTTCGGCTTTTCGTGTCTTTTCAAACGCAAAGAGCGAACTTAAAACAGCCAATTAAAATAAGAAACCCCGTCTGTTTCCAAACGGGGCTTCCAGTTTTTTAAGGATCTTTAGACAGCGGGTGTGTCTTTCTTTTCCTTATCTTTGTTACAGCAAGAGCAGTCGCAGCTTTTCGCTTCGGTTTTGGTGTCCTTAGCGTCGGCACTTGGGCCGCTAACCGCGTCGGCTTTCATCTTCATTGGACAAGATGCTCCGTCTGCCATCTTCATTCCGGACATCGTCGCGTGGTCTGATTTCTTCATTGGGCAAGAATCGCCCGTACAGCAATCACAATCGTCACAGCACGAAGCCGTTTCTTTGCTCGATGTATCTTTTTTCTTCATCGGGCATGAATCGCCACTGCAACAACAGCATGACACTGTCGTCGCGGACGAAATGGTAGTTCTAGTGAACGCAAATGCCGCAATAGAAAGTCCGAAAACCATCAATGCCGCAATCGCGAGTATCATTTTCCTTTTCATGATATGTGTTCCTTATGTTTAGAAATTATTAGTGCCGCCGAATGCAAAACTGCTCTCGGCATTGAATTGAGACGCTAATCTGCTTTCTAAATACGAAAGACACAGTTCCTTAAAAAGGTTCCATGCCTGTCCTGAACATGCGAGTGTAATGTCGTGAATGTAGGTAAAATACTTGCCGGAGTTGGGGGTGCGAACCTGACCGGCGAAACCTTCGGAGTTATCGCGACCTGCTCTTGGCCTTGTTCGATCTTTCGGGCTTTGTCGAAAACGGCCTGTAGAAAGCTACAGCACTCTACACGGCTTTCTCCCTTAAATTCGAAAACTGGACTCTTTTGATCAGCCTTCTTCGCCTTATTGCAATGCTCAGACTTCTTCGCCAAAGGGCAAGAATCTGCAGCCATTGCTTTCGCATTCATCGTCTGACAGCACAATAAGAATACAACGCCGCTCAACCACACCGCCATGAATCCGGTCAGCGCTTTGTGAACAATTTTATTGAAGTGCCACAATGCCATAATACAGGTCTGAGAATATCACGAATATGATTTTCGGCAGTAACAATAAATAAACTCCTGCGTAGTGCTGAACGGCGTGTTGTGAATTTCGGCGAGACTCTCGACGAGCTGAAACGGACGACCGAATTCGTTGTGCATAGTCTCTGGACTGTAACGCATCACGTCGAGGCCGCTGCATTTCTGTGGACCTTCCAAGCTGAACGACGCAACGATGATATGTCCGTCTGGCTTCAAGCTCCGCATCACGAGCTCGACATATTTGCGACGGTCGTCCTCAGCGGTTAAGAAGTGAAATACCGCCCTGTCGTGCCACACATCGAACTTCTCGACCGGAAGTTCTGCAGAGGTAACATCAGCGACAAACCAATCCACACCGTTTGCCTTCGCCCCAAGTCGCTCTTTGCTGCCGTCGATCGCGTTTGCGGAAATATCCAGAACTGAAACGTCGACGAATCCTGAGTCGAGTAGATCGTCAACGAGCGTAGAATTGCCGCCGCCTACGTCTATGATCGAGGCATCTTTGCCAACACCGGTGTTTGATATCAATCGCATCGATGTGTCGAGATGCTCTCGAAACCAACTCACTTCGTTGAGGCCTTTTGTCTGATAGACATTTTCCCAATGTTCTTTCCTACTCATAAGTCTGCTAGCCGGCCTAGGCCGTGACGACAGCAATGATTCTATCTAATTAATGAGACCTACCGTCGGACCGATCGGGATCGTCAAAGTAAAGGTCGTTAAGTCTGCCGAACGTTTTGCATTTAAGTGCCCGCCGTGTTGAGTCGCGATTTTATGGGCAATTGAGAGCCCGAGCCCTATCCCTTTCTCCTTAGTGGTGAAAAACGGGTCAAAAATCTTTGAGAGATGCTTTGGGTCAACTCCGGAGCCCGAATCCGTAACCTCGACAATAAAATTGTTGTCGTGCTGAAACGTTCTAAACGTAAGGGTCTGATCTGCCCCGTTCGATTGATTCATTGCCTGCAGTGCGTTGATAGCTAAATTTAGTACCACCTGCTTTATCTGTTCCGCATCGACGAGAATCAGCGGAAGATTCTTCTGCAAATCTCGAATAACTGCAATTGACTGTGATGCCGCCTGGTTTGCAATCAAACCTGTGATTGAGTCCACGATTTCGTTGAGATCAGTTGGCGTCTTAGACGGGGCGACGGGTCGTGCGAATCGTAGAAACTCTCCGACCAGCTGGTCCAACCTATCTATTTCACCTTTGGCAAGACCAACAAACTCGCGCCGGGGACTGTCATTCGTTAACTCGTCCTCTAGTATCTCGATAGCTCCTTTTATCGACGCCAGGGGGTTTCGGACTTCGTGAACGATGCCTGCTGAGAGTTCTCCGAGCGAGGCCAATTTTTCAGCCTGCAGTAGCTGTTGAAACGTTGTTTGCAACTCTTCGTAAGCTATTCTCTTTTCCTCCGCATTTCTTTCCGCACGTTCCCTGGATTTACGGAGACGGTCGCCAAGTGCTCCCATTATTCCGCCAACGAGATTGAAGATCACAATTTCGGCATATTGGTTTATAGAATAATCAAAATGCCCGTGTTGCCAATGTAAATAAACATGGGGAGAGTAAATGATGGTTGTAAAAAGAGATGCCGCAAGCCCGCCTCTGAGACCAAATATCAAAGCGGCAGCTATGATCGGTACGTAGTAGATCCGCTGATAGATCTCGTGCCAAACAATCTGATCAGTAGGCGTGAGAAAGTGAAGGACCGTAATGAGGATGATGACAACCGCAATGACGATCCAAACATACAAGCGGTTTCGAGGGGAGATGATATTGAAGGTTTGCGTATCCATCTATTCGTCCGAGATGCTGGAACCCGACTCCTCTAAACCGTACTTTTGTATGCGATAGATAAGAGCGCTTCGAGTAATCCCTAAATATTTTGAAGTTTGTGACTGATTGCCGTCATGCCGGAGAAGCGAGGTACGTATGATCTCCCGTTCTAAGGCTTCTAAACTTATCGGCTCGAAAGGCAGGTCAAACCACAATTCACTCTTCGTCGAAGACGGGTATTTTACGGTTTCCGGGACGTCGGTAAGAGTTAAATTATCGCCGTCCGAAAGGACCACCATCCTTTCTACAAGATTCTCCAATTCGCGAACATTCCCCATCCACGGATAATCGAAAAATACCTTGAATACGTCCCGTCCTATCTTTGGCGGTCTCATCCCATGTTTTGAAGCCGATCGGGTGACAAAATGTTCGGTCAATACCGGCAAGTCCTCTCGACGCTCCCGCAGCGGTGGCAGCGTGATTGGAACAACCGCAAGCCGGTAATATAGATCCTCGCGAAAGACATTTTCTTTTATCAGCTCTGGAAGGTTTTCGTTGGTGGCGGCAATTATTCGAGCATCTATCTTGCGCGGGCTGTTCTCGCCCAAACGTGTCACTTCCTGCTCCTGTAAAACCCTCAAAAGCCTTGTTTGCGATTGCAGAGGCATTGCACTTATCTCATCGAGAAATAAGGTTCCGCCGTTAGCTTCCTCAAATTTGCCCCTCGATTCTCCTACGGCCCCAGTGAACGCTCCCTTCTTATATCCGAACAGCTCTGCCTCGATTAGCGTCTCGGGAATAGCGGCACAGTTGATGGCGACAAAAGGTTTGTTTTTGCGGGTGCCGGAAAAGTGTATTCCTTTTGCGACCAACTCCTTCCCTGTTCCGGTCTCGCCTTCTATCAATACTGTTACATTTGTTTTTGACACTCTCTCAACCAGGTCAAAAACTTGCAGCATCTTTTCTGATGTTCCGACAACGTTCTCGATCCGAAATTCCTCGTGAATCTGACGTCGCAGTCGGCGATTCTCCGCCAAGGCCGTGCCGTACTTTAATGCTTTCTCTACGGTGAGCAAAATCTCCTGTCGGTTGAAGGGCTTGGTAATAAAATCAAAGGCCCCACCACGCATAGCTTCGACCGCTGTATCGACATCTCCAAACGCGGTAATAACAATGATCGGTACTTCGCTGTTGATCGCTGTTGCCTGCTGAACCAGCTGTGATCCAGATATTTTCGGCATTCGCCAATCGGTGATCACGCAGTCAACTTCCTCGGCCGAGAACAACTTGAGTGCATTACGTCCATCGCTCTCACTCATGACGACGTAACCAGCCTCGCTAAGTTGGAATTCGAGAACCCGACGCAATGAGTCGTCGTCATCAACTAGTAGAATTTTGGCCGCAGACTTTGTCATGTCGATCTTATCTTAACGCAAACACCCATACAGTGCCCCGTCAAACATGTACGGCTCTTAACACTAGGAAATGTCATCCCTTCCCGCAACCGCAATCGTCGCCGCAGCTGGGTTTTGGGGAGAAGGCACGGCTTTTCTGAACCAGCGTTTTCGCGGCGAAGATAATCGCTCCAAGAATGATTACGATCACAATGAAGTATTGAAGATCCATAGAACGTCCTCAAACCGCAAGGTTACTTGATCTCAAAAGTCAGCGTCGTCCATTTTGATTCGTAATTTAGTTTCGGGTCGTCGATTTTGACCATGTTGATAAACTTCACGAACCATTTACCGGATCCGTCAAGCTTCAACTTTACGAAGCCGTTCGCGTCGCTTCTTAGTTCGGGCGCGGCCTTTACTTTGCCGCTTTCCTCGCGTCCGGCGAGCACGATTTGATTCGCAAGCGGTTTACCGTCTTTTAGACATAGGATATCGATCGTGTCGCCCTTTTTAAGCTTGTAAGGATTCTGCTGTGGAACTAGTTCGACCGGGTAGCCAAGGACGGTTTTGTAATCGTCCGAATGCTTGTTGCCTACCTGCATAATCGCTTTAACATGTTTTGCGTAACGTTCTACTGCATCCTTTTCGAGTTCGCCGGTCTTGCGGCGTTCTTCAAGCGTATCCGGCAGGCCGTCTTCGCGGAGATACTCGTTAAAATCTGCTGCTTTTAGAGCGATCTCTCGCGGTTTGGTCGACAGTCCGACGACGTAGGTTCCAGCCGCACCGGTTGTCAGATTTAGAAATGCAGTCGTTTCGTCCTTGGTGAGATCAGCCTCCACTGGATGTATGCGATTCCCACCCGAAACGACGCTCACATCATTTAGCCGGGCAAAGCTAACCGCTCCTTCGCTCGCCAAAAACGTTCCGTTCATTACCTTCACGGTAAATTTCGAGTTAGCCTTCAGAAAATAGCTATCCGTCTTAAGAAACAGATCGTGCGCGAAAATGGACGCAACGAGCGACAGCGATAACATAATTGTAAAAATTGTTTGTTTCTTCATTTCGATCTCCTCGTTACTTGATTTCAAATGTCAGCGTCGCCCATTTTGATTCGTAATTCAGTTTTGGGTCGTCGATCTTTACCATATTGATAAATTTGGCGTACCATTTGCCGGCGCCGGTCAGTTTGATCCCGAGCAGGCCGTCCTTGTCGGTGCGGGAGCTTGTTTCGCCGAGCATTTTGCCCGCGGCCTCGTAGCCGGTCGTTACTATCTGGCCCACAAGGGGCTTCCCATCCTTGAGACAGAGGATGTCAAGCGTGGCTCCCTTTTTTAGTTTGTAGGGGTTTTGCTGAGGGATCATCTCCACGGCGTATCCAAGGTTGGTTTTGTAGCTGTCTGTCGGTTTATTGCCCGCCTGAAAGATCGTTTTGACATATTTCGAATAACGGTAACGGGCGTCTTTGTCGAGTTCGCCGTCGCGCTTTCGGTTTTCCAGAATATCAGGGATGCCTTCGGCGGGCAGGTACTCATTGAATTCCTTTGCCGCGAGTGCGTTCTCGCGCCACGAGGTGGAAAGGCCGACGACGTGGGTTCCGGCCTCGGTCGGCGTAACATTGAGAAATGCGGTGGTTTCATTTTTTGTAAAATTCGCCTCGGCAGGATTCGAACGCGTGCCCGAAGGCGAAACAACGCTCACATCCGTCAAACGCGCGAACGCCACCGCTCCCTCGCTTTCCTGAAACGTGCCGTTCATCACGCTGATAGAGATCTTCTCGTTGACCTTTACAAAAAAGCTCGCTGGCTTTAAGAAAAGGTCGTGTGCAAAGACCGACAGGGTCGTCAAAACCACCATCATTGCGAAAAAAATGATCTTTGTTTTCATATGTCCTCCAGTTTTATCTTAGGCATTTGTGCAATCTTATGGTTCCGAACACGCTA
Proteins encoded in this region:
- a CDS encoding thiol-disulfide oxidoreductase DCC family protein, which produces MERIVLFDGVCNFCNGAVNFIIKHDPQGTFRFAPLQSELGNAIKDQYRIPDNIDSVILVDEGRMFLHSDAALRIAKYLGPPWSFGRILVVVPAFIRNAAYRLFARYRYRIFGRRDACMLPTPEIRERFLSEPKT
- a CDS encoding Smr/MutS family protein, translating into MAYSLETLEFDALLEIVASNAQTPMGARLICKLRPFAGRPVLESALAAITEAIVINEESKVSWSFSGLADPSDAIALLRIKNTSLEPNSLLAIADLCSRALYARSILYPEKENCPTLWQLIGSVPPSMLAVTENIRSIILPGGELSDDASPDLKRLRREIHVQRSRLTHTLEAAMRAAGAAIQDELVTIRNDRFVIPVKTDHRGKVSGVAHGFSSSGQTVYVEPLNAIEANNELQSLKSQEEQEAARIIFSLTESLRASLPEVEAAADAVARLDAVKAKVEFARRFNAVVPEITENTLNIIDARHPLLLNAGEVVPNTFGLTTTQPVMIISGANAGGKTVVLKTAGALSLMAVSGLPVPATHAQIPFYRSILADIGDHQSLSANLSTFSSHMSNIAGMIRECRPPSLVLLDEAGTGTDPDEGSALGVAIVDHFRSAGAQVIASTHYRGLKVYAANDEGVINASVEFDERTLQPTYKLLIGQAGASSGLEIAKRFGIAQDVIDAARRNHDTAAQKLEHYLRLLQNETKIVRDTRLALEEEREVVAVKYASIENEAAQKEKTRQREFEAALASAVDDFDRQSKAFLQTIEDKALKNRLEKERRSRKAELNRAVLSKIGQTPIRQAGHERDAAAEPASSDAIKVGSRVITSFGNVGTVEKFDGKLAEILVGSIRLREKLSDLRFADTPPKSDVGELKMKRPANPAFSVDENRNAPIELNLIGKTTADAEYELDRFIDNAYLSHTPRVRIIHGFGTGALKNYVHHFLKQSDLIRSFEFAPQDQGGHGATIAVIDL
- a CDS encoding cation transporter; its protein translation is MENERRTASLVDNISAFTYSENGVVMACCEDDCAIEALREKQSSTLKIVLGINVVMFAAGIGAGIYAGSSALLSDSLDNLGDAMTYGLSLYVVYKSSQAKAQVALFKGALILLAALIVLGQVIYKLMIPAVPIFEVMGVVSVLALVGNSICLYLLTRHKTDDVNMSSVWECSRNDIASNISVFVAAGAVWFTQSGWPDIIIALALVVLFLRSAFRVFSNAKSELKTAN
- a CDS encoding class I SAM-dependent methyltransferase; this encodes MSRKEHWENVYQTKGLNEVSWFREHLDTSMRLISNTGVGKDASIIDVGGGNSTLVDDLLDSGFVDVSVLDISANAIDGSKERLGAKANGVDWFVADVTSAELPVEKFDVWHDRAVFHFLTAEDDRRKYVELVMRSLKPDGHIIVASFSLEGPQKCSGLDVMRYSPETMHNEFGRPFQLVESLAEIHNTPFSTTQEFIYCYCRKSYS
- a CDS encoding GHKL domain-containing protein, which codes for MDTQTFNIISPRNRLYVWIVIAVVIILITVLHFLTPTDQIVWHEIYQRIYYVPIIAAALIFGLRGGLAASLFTTIIYSPHVYLHWQHGHFDYSINQYAEIVIFNLVGGIMGALGDRLRKSRERAERNAEEKRIAYEELQTTFQQLLQAEKLASLGELSAGIVHEVRNPLASIKGAIEILEDELTNDSPRREFVGLAKGEIDRLDQLVGEFLRFARPVAPSKTPTDLNEIVDSITGLIANQAASQSIAVIRDLQKNLPLILVDAEQIKQVVLNLAINALQAMNQSNGADQTLTFRTFQHDNNFIVEVTDSGSGVDPKHLSKIFDPFFTTKEKGIGLGLSIAHKIATQHGGHLNAKRSADLTTFTLTIPIGPTVGLIN
- a CDS encoding sigma-54-dependent Fis family transcriptional regulator yields the protein MTKSAAKILLVDDDDSLRRVLEFQLSEAGYVVMSESDGRNALKLFSAEEVDCVITDWRMPKISGSQLVQQATAINSEVPIIVITAFGDVDTAVEAMRGGAFDFITKPFNRQEILLTVEKALKYGTALAENRRLRRQIHEEFRIENVVGTSEKMLQVFDLVERVSKTNVTVLIEGETGTGKELVAKGIHFSGTRKNKPFVAINCAAIPETLIEAELFGYKKGAFTGAVGESRGKFEEANGGTLFLDEISAMPLQSQTRLLRVLQEQEVTRLGENSPRKIDARIIAATNENLPELIKENVFREDLYYRLAVVPITLPPLRERREDLPVLTEHFVTRSASKHGMRPPKIGRDVFKVFFDYPWMGNVRELENLVERMVVLSDGDNLTLTDVPETVKYPSSTKSELWFDLPFEPISLEALEREIIRTSLLRHDGNQSQTSKYLGITRSALIYRIQKYGLEESGSSISDE
- a CDS encoding FeoB-associated Cys-rich membrane protein — translated: MDLQYFIVIVIILGAIIFAAKTLVQKSRAFSPKPSCGDDCGCGKG
- a CDS encoding DUF4198 domain-containing protein; this encodes MKKQTIFTIMLSLSLVASIFAHDLFLKTDSYFLKANSKFTVKVMNGTFLASEGAVSFARLNDVSVVSGGNRIHPVEADLTKDETTAFLNLTTGAAGTYVVGLSTKPREIALKAADFNEYLREDGLPDTLEERRKTGELEKDAVERYAKHVKAIMQVGNKHSDDYKTVLGYPVELVPQQNPYKLKKGDTIDILCLKDGKPLANQIVLAGREESGKVKAAPELRSDANGFVKLKLDGSGKWFVKFINMVKIDDPKLNYESKWTTLTFEIK
- a CDS encoding DUF4198 domain-containing protein is translated as MKTKIIFFAMMVVLTTLSVFAHDLFLKPASFFVKVNEKISISVMNGTFQESEGAVAFARLTDVSVVSPSGTRSNPAEANFTKNETTAFLNVTPTEAGTHVVGLSTSWRENALAAKEFNEYLPAEGIPDILENRKRDGELDKDARYRYSKYVKTIFQAGNKPTDSYKTNLGYAVEMIPQQNPYKLKKGATLDILCLKDGKPLVGQIVTTGYEAAGKMLGETSSRTDKDGLLGIKLTGAGKWYAKFINMVKIDDPKLNYESKWATLTFEIK